Proteins encoded within one genomic window of Streptomyces kaniharaensis:
- a CDS encoding LPXTG cell wall anchor domain-containing protein — protein MKLRRGLAISAATLASASVLAAAPVALAAPALAATSAVTLAQADAKDVRPQVSIKNVPDRIVAGGPAATFTVQIDNTVGHDIVFLPFLATGAEHSPLYAGREKIQYQDVDSKEWRDASFVTDPKEAYPVALLGSMENGVESDDAYLFLARGESLTIQVRLSLTKEAVADNAAMQFMITSFDPDQAESQEVASVSGVAQFAIVAPGGGTASPTASAPATPTAKPTATATASASASATATASATASASATASHAATPTAGATTTSAKPAPAASAPGAPTAAPTPATSAPGAAVVPASHLTPATVNAPKPSAGTVAKAKDKAAARPSGGSNLATTGGGDHTAALAAAGGAVLVAGVGTLVVLRRRKGDASA, from the coding sequence ATGAAGCTCCGTCGCGGTCTCGCGATATCCGCCGCCACCCTGGCCTCGGCCTCCGTCCTCGCCGCTGCCCCGGTCGCGCTCGCCGCCCCCGCGCTCGCCGCCACCTCGGCCGTCACCCTCGCGCAGGCGGACGCCAAGGACGTCCGTCCGCAGGTCTCGATCAAGAACGTTCCGGACCGGATCGTCGCCGGCGGCCCTGCGGCAACCTTCACCGTCCAGATCGACAACACCGTCGGCCACGACATCGTCTTCCTGCCCTTCCTGGCCACCGGCGCGGAGCACTCCCCGCTGTACGCCGGCCGCGAGAAGATCCAGTACCAGGACGTCGACTCCAAGGAGTGGCGCGACGCCTCCTTCGTTACCGACCCCAAGGAGGCCTACCCGGTCGCCCTGCTGGGTTCGATGGAGAACGGTGTCGAGTCCGACGACGCCTACCTGTTCCTGGCGCGCGGCGAGAGCCTGACCATCCAGGTCCGCCTGTCGCTGACCAAGGAGGCCGTCGCCGACAATGCGGCCATGCAGTTCATGATCACCTCGTTCGACCCGGACCAGGCCGAGTCGCAGGAGGTCGCAAGTGTCAGCGGGGTGGCCCAGTTCGCCATCGTCGCGCCCGGTGGCGGCACGGCGAGCCCGACCGCTTCGGCCCCGGCCACCCCCACGGCCAAGCCCACCGCGACCGCCACCGCGTCCGCCTCCGCGAGCGCCACCGCCACCGCGAGCGCCACCGCGTCGGCCTCGGCCACCGCCTCGCACGCCGCCACGCCGACCGCCGGCGCGACCACCACCTCGGCCAAGCCCGCGCCGGCCGCCTCCGCGCCGGGCGCGCCGACCGCGGCGCCGACTCCGGCCACCTCCGCGCCGGGCGCCGCCGTGGTGCCGGCCTCGCACCTCACCCCGGCCACGGTCAACGCGCCGAAGCCGTCCGCCGGCACCGTCGCCAAGGCGAAGGACAAGGCCGCCGCCCGCCCGTCCGGCGGCTCCAACCTGGCGACCACGGGTGGCGGTGACCACACCGCCGCCCTCGCCGCGGCTGGCGGCGCCGTGCTGGTCGCCGGTGTCGGCACGCTGGTCGTGCTGCGCCGCCGCAAGGGCGACGCGAGCGCCTGA
- the tsaE gene encoding tRNA (adenosine(37)-N6)-threonylcarbamoyltransferase complex ATPase subunit type 1 TsaE, with amino-acid sequence MGSHATLTVPTPERMGRLGRELAALLRPGDLVLLSGELGAGKTTLTRGLGEGLQVRGAVTSPTFVIARVHPSLVGGPALVHVDAYRLGGNLDEMEDLDLDVSLPESVIVVEWGEGKVEQLSEDRLEVRIERALGDTAGEDHDPRRVVLTGIGPRWTGVELEKLA; translated from the coding sequence ATGGGCTCGCACGCCACTCTCACCGTCCCCACCCCGGAGCGGATGGGCCGGCTCGGCCGGGAGCTGGCCGCGCTGCTGCGGCCGGGGGATCTGGTGCTTCTCTCCGGCGAGCTGGGAGCGGGGAAGACGACCCTGACCCGGGGCCTCGGGGAGGGGCTGCAGGTCCGCGGCGCGGTGACCTCGCCGACCTTCGTGATCGCCCGGGTGCACCCGTCGCTGGTGGGCGGCCCGGCGCTGGTGCACGTGGACGCCTACCGGCTGGGCGGGAACCTGGACGAGATGGAGGACCTCGATCTGGACGTCTCGCTGCCAGAGTCGGTGATCGTGGTCGAGTGGGGCGAGGGCAAGGTGGAGCAGCTCTCCGAGGACCGGCTGGAGGTGCGGATCGAGCGGGCCCTCGGCGACACCGCGGGGGAGGACCACGACCCGCGCCGGGTGGTGCTCACCGGCATCGGCCCGCGGTGGACGGGCGTCGAGCTGGAGAAGCTCGCGTAG
- the tsaB gene encoding tRNA (adenosine(37)-N6)-threonylcarbamoyltransferase complex dimerization subunit type 1 TsaB, producing the protein MLLLAFDTATPAVTAAVHDGKAVLAETDQVDARRHGELLLPAIDRVLRAAGVDKHQLTGIAVGVGPGPYTGLRVGLVTAAALGHALGLPVHGVCTLDAIAFQARAEGLAGQPFTVATDARRKEVYWASYDADGRRTEGPGVDRPAELAPQPRSVGAGALLYPDAFPGAHGPEHVSAGALAGFAAAELAAGRELLPNVPLYLRRPDAQVPAGYKTVLGGKAVLPA; encoded by the coding sequence GTGCTGCTGCTCGCGTTCGACACCGCTACCCCCGCCGTCACCGCCGCCGTCCACGACGGCAAGGCCGTCCTCGCCGAGACCGACCAGGTCGACGCCCGGCGCCACGGCGAACTGCTCCTGCCCGCCATCGACCGGGTGCTGCGGGCGGCCGGGGTCGACAAGCACCAGCTCACCGGCATCGCGGTCGGCGTCGGCCCGGGCCCGTACACCGGCCTGCGGGTCGGCCTGGTGACCGCCGCCGCGCTCGGCCACGCGCTCGGTCTGCCGGTGCACGGCGTCTGCACCCTGGACGCGATCGCCTTCCAGGCCCGCGCCGAGGGCCTGGCCGGGCAGCCGTTCACGGTCGCCACCGACGCGCGCCGCAAGGAGGTCTACTGGGCCTCCTACGACGCCGACGGCCGTCGCACCGAGGGCCCCGGCGTGGACCGCCCCGCCGAGCTGGCGCCGCAGCCGCGCTCGGTCGGCGCCGGCGCGCTGCTCTACCCCGACGCGTTCCCGGGCGCGCACGGCCCCGAGCACGTCTCGGCCGGCGCCCTGGCCGGCTTCGCCGCCGCCGAACTGGCCGCCGGCCGCGAGCTGCTGCCCAACGTGCCGCTCTACCTGCGCCGCCCGGACGCCCAGGTCCCCGCTGGCTACAAGACCGTTCTAGGGGGCAAGGCGGTGCTCCCGGCGTGA
- the rimI gene encoding ribosomal protein S18-alanine N-acetyltransferase, which produces MRWWDIAPVMELELRLFPEDAWSTGMYWSELAETHPGGTRHYTVATVPDGTIVGYAGLMAIAGEGDVQTIAVDERHQGAGLGAALLTDLIREAARRGCAELLLEVRVDNPRAQRLYERFGFQPVGIRRGYYQPANVDALVMRLDHPSTDPKDLKDTRHG; this is translated from the coding sequence ATGCGCTGGTGGGACATCGCGCCGGTGATGGAACTGGAGCTGCGGCTCTTTCCCGAGGACGCCTGGTCGACCGGGATGTACTGGTCCGAGCTGGCCGAGACCCACCCCGGCGGCACCCGCCACTACACCGTCGCCACCGTGCCGGACGGCACGATCGTCGGCTACGCCGGACTGATGGCGATCGCCGGCGAGGGCGACGTCCAGACCATCGCCGTCGACGAGCGCCACCAGGGCGCCGGCCTCGGCGCGGCTCTGCTCACCGACCTGATCCGGGAGGCCGCCCGGCGCGGCTGCGCCGAACTGCTGCTGGAGGTGCGGGTGGACAACCCGCGCGCCCAACGGCTGTACGAGCGCTTCGGCTTCCAGCCGGTGGGCATCCGGCGCGGCTACTACCAGCCCGCCAACGTCGACGCGCTGGTGATGCGCCTCGACCACCCGAGCACTGACCCGAAGGACCTTAAGGACACCCGCCATGGCTGA